The Lolium rigidum isolate FL_2022 chromosome 2, APGP_CSIRO_Lrig_0.1, whole genome shotgun sequence genomic interval AAACATTAAAAAAGGTGTAGTCGGGTGTTTCATTCAGAAGCCTCTGAAGAGGTGTTTTCATGTCGGTGGTACGACTAGGAAGCCTGTTAATGAGAAAACAAGTTGTAGCAAAAGCATCTCTCCCATAACATAATGGGACAGACACATGTGCAAGTAAAGTAAGACCAGTTTCAACAATGTGACGTGCTTACGTTCGGCAGTACCATTTTTTTATGTGTATGAGGGCAGGACACACGGTGTGAGACACCCAAATTGTGGAAGAAGGGATGGAGTTCAATAAAGACATTATTGCCATGGGAAAGTTTACTCATAGACAACAAATTACGGGTGGCTTTAGGAACATGAAGGACATTATTGAGAGCTAGAGACCTAGAAACGGAGTGGATAAAATAGCCTGAACAACATTATGAATATGCATACTTGCTCCATTAGCTGTGTGGACCTGGTCGGTGCCATGGTAAGCCTCGCGGGTAATGAGCTTGTCCAGCTCATGAGTGATATATTGTGTAGCGCCGGAGTCTGCATACCACGCGGGGTCTACAGACTGAGAGGCACCCTGAGAGCCATGAGAGGCAGATATTGCCATAGCAAGTTGCTTCTCCGTATTACTCCCATCATTACCAATACCTAGAAAGTCGCGGTTGAAACGCTTGTAGCACCTGGATGATGTATGACGTGGAATCCCACATAGCTGGCAAACGACAGGGCTACGCCCGCCACTTGGTTTTGGCGTGGTGGATGGAGATGGCGTCTTCCCTGGAGAGAAGGACAGCGCATGGGGCGGGGTCCACCCCGACTAGCTCCATAGGCAGCAGGGGCGTAGGAGGTGTAACCACATGTGCAACAGGGTAACGCGAGGAACTTCCCGAGCGACGCTGAGCCAACTTGTGTTGTTCTGTGCTCCGAAGTTGCGAGAATAAGTCGTGAATCGGTATAGGAGTGGTGCGATTGGTCACCACCTCATAAAGAGCATCATACTCTTCATCAAGTCCAGCGAGAATGTATGAGACAAACTCCACATCACACAGAGGCTCGCCAATGTTGGTAAGAGAATCCGAGAGCGCCTTCATCTGATGAAAATAGGCATTGATGGTCTTGTTGCCCTTCTTCAGTTCAGCCATCTCATGTCGAATCGCAGAGGACCTGGCGATAGAGGTAGTGGCAAAGGCTCCACCGAGAGTCTCCCAAGCCTCAGGAGAAGTGCCCGAAACATGATCATGCCAAGGACACCTTCTATCATCGAAGAGACAAACCCAGAAAGAATGGCCTGGTCGTGCTGAGTCCAATGCTAGCTGATGCACCGGGTTAGGAACATGATGCATGCCACCGGCGCGAGGAACAACAACGTGGGCATTAGGGTATGGAATTGTGCCATCAACATCGCCCATGAGTAAATCACTGCAGAGAAGCGGACCAACTTGAGCACGCTAGAAGATATAGTTCTCACTCATCAATTTAATGGTGATTGACGGAGCAATTGTCACAACAGGTGGCAGGCCATGATGGAAAGTAGATGCTGGCATGGGCGGGGCAGAGCCGTACGGCGGTGTTGAGGTAGAGCCATAGGGCAACACCGGCGGCGCGAATCCCGGAGGGGCTGCAGACGGTGGCGCCATTGGAGGCGGTGCATATCCCGCGTAGCCCGCCATGGGGTACCCAGGGTACCCAGGGAAGAACCCTGGATAACCGGCCATAGGGGGAAAGCCCATCTCGACGCCATGGCCGAGGGAAGCAGCGACTAGGGCTGCCTCCGTGTAGATGGCCGCTGCTGCTAGAGGGAAGCTCCTTGTCGACGCCGATGCGGGAAGATCGACAGCAGTGGTTGTCGCCATCGCGCCTGGAAGAACCGGCGGCGGAAGAGCCGGTGGCGGCGCAGAAGAAGCCGGGGATGTGGTTGTGTCCGGCGAGGGTGGACTCGCCATCAAGGTAGCGGGAAGGGTCACGTACCCATTCGGTAGGGGAGAGGAGGCCATCGTGGCCTAGGAGCGGCGGCACAGGAGGTGCACCAGCGGCAGAAGCTAGAAGATGGCAGCGCAAACCCTAGATATAGGAACTAGGCTCTAGTACCATGAAAACCAATGAGGAAAATAGATTGGTAGCTGACCCGACGTGCTTCGTCGGGCGAGGATCTTTCATAAATATAGCGTACAAAGGATTACATAAGTGTCCGTATAGGTATACAATACGTACCGGTATATAAACTCTAACATGCAGGCGTGCGTGCGTGTGTTGGTAAGCATTGATCAGAGGAAGTTACACGGAGGGCGGCGGACTGCATAACAAGATCTCGGGCCTAGCTATGACACTTTCTCCATGTCGTCGTTCAATGGGGTGTCCCTCGTCACCAATGGAAGGCACTGCACCACGTCGGTCATCGATGACGCCAGCACGGATAGCTGGTACCACCTGCTCCTGGTCAGAGACTACCTGCGTACCATACAAGAGGTACCCAACGGCAGGGTCATCGATCTGGCCCTTTCAATGTTGGAGGCCATAAATGGTGCATCGTGTGTTACCCTAACAGTGCCAACCCAAGCTGCGCCGACTCCATCTCTCTTTTTGTTTGCCTTCGCGACGATGATCTTGAACATGCCGCTCCTGTAGAGGCCAAGTACCTGATTAATTACCTTTGTCAACGAAGTTGAGTGTCAAAAGCTGGTATACATTCGTGCGACCAAAACATACAACTCCTCCGTTGAAGCTCGTGGTAGGGGCTCCAACAGGTTTATCAAAAGAGATGCCCTCAAATGATCGACCTACCTCAAGGATGGTGGTTTCACCATCCGGTGCAACATCATGGTTTGCAGTGGCGCCGGCGCTTCCAAGGATGATGATGACACCTTGTCGGACATACATGATCATTTTAACAGCCTCCTTCAAAGCAAGATCGGTGCCGACATGACGTTTGAAGTCAGCGGCGAGATGTTCTTTGCGCATAGGTGCATGCTCGCAGCCCGATCAAAAGTCTTCAAGGCAGAGctctttgcccccccccccccatggcaAAGGGCGCTACATCTAGAGCCATATATGTCAAAGGCATAGAACCAAAAGTGTTTGTGGCTTTGATTAGGTTCATCTACACAGACTCGTTCcccccactagtagaaaacaagcCTTTGGTCaggcacctttagtcccggccgtgTCCTGGGCCGGGACccaaggcctggccacgtcgcccccaaAACGCCCAAGTGTATGGCAccaattggtcccggttcgttaggaccaatttgtcccggtttgagatacaaaccgggactaaagggttctgtGGCCTGCTGCGGCCAGGTGCtcctcctttagtcccggtttgtatcccAATCTGGGACAATTGGGCTAGCCCTATATATATGATAGCTCCCTCCCCCCTCTCTTGTTTTTTTCCTGGTGGGAGGAGTGTGGCTTTGTGCTAGTCTTTTTTACTAGTATGCACTAGAGGCGTTTGTTGAAATGTGTGTTAGAGCGACGCCACTCGAGTTCACAGAAACAAGCATGATATGAGGTGcccgagccacacttaagcttcCTCCTCTTAATTTCCACTTTTCCtacaaggttagcaactattttctcattTAGACCGTGCAGTACTAATTTCAGGATTGTGATTGTGTTTGTGTTTGATATACAGTTGTATGATGCAGATGagccatccatggatgtacggtgaccgacgCACACCCGCTTACAGAAAACGTGTGCATTCTTTTCGTGATGCGGCCGAGGAGAACAAGCATGGTGATGGctttatgtattgtccatgtgttgattgtcggAATGAGAAGGATCACACTTCCTCAAGAGTCATTCAGAGCCACCTGCTTCATTTCGATTTCATGTctggctataatgtttggacgaagcacggagaaagaggggttatgatggaagacgacgatgaagaagataacgatgatgACTACTGATCTATGTTCCCTGAGTACGTTGATAcggcaatggaagacaatgaagaagaaggtcaGGGTGAAGATCAGGAACCAGGAGCCTGCTGATGATTTTGGTCGGGTCATTTCTGATGCACAGCGAGACTACGATACAGAAAAGGAGCGATTGCAGTTCGAGCAGATGTTACAGgaccacaacaaattgttgtacccaacttGTGAAGATAGCCAGAAGAAACTAGGCAACACACTAGAATTGTTGAAGTGGAAGGCACATAGCGGTgtggctgactcggcatttgaaaagttgctggtaataatgaagaagatgcttccaagaaagaacgaattgcccgccagcacatacgaagcaaagaagcttgtctgccctctaggattagacgtgcagaagatacatgcatgccctaatgattgcatcctctaccgcggtgacgaGTACGAGAATATGGataaatgcccggtatgcactgcattgcggtataagatcagaaaatatgactgatacgtctcaaacgtatctatcatttttgatgctccatgcttgtttacaccgattcatatatgttttgcttacacttcgttgcacttttacatgatttccgacactaacctattaacaagatgccatagtgtcagttccctgttttctgctattttttgtattttagaaaagttgtacaggaaatattctcggaattggacgaaacaaaagtcgaagtcaatattttaccgaaacaaagacgaagtccagaggggggtcgaagaggcgccacggggcggccagaccaccccatggcacggcctaggtgtggcccgcgcctaggggtggtgtgggccccccaggcaccccaccgacctaaatccttcgcctatttatacatcttctctggAAAAccttggatacccgagcctccatccacgaaaagttccgtcgcggccgccatcgtagaACGCATCTCGGGGGGAGGGGGGTtccgaagctcttcccggcaccctacccgaggtggaaatcatcgtccgaggcatctacatcaccatgcccgcctctgaagtgatgcgtgagtagttcttccctggactatgggtccatagcagtagctagatggttgtcttctccactttgtgcttcatgtatagatcttgtgagctgccctatgatcaagatcatctttttgtaatcctatatgttgtgtttgctgggatctaaTGAATAttatatactatgttgagattgattatatattcatgtcatatgttatttgtgatcttgcatgctctccgttgctagtagaaactctggccaagtgaacacttgtgactccaagagggggtatttatgctcgatagtaggttcatgcctctaattttctgggagagtgacaataacttctaaaattatagatatgttgttgctactagggagaaaacaacaatctttTATccgaggataattctattgtttactttacacattgtTTAATGTGAAAATCTGTGATCatgtatttttttttcgaaatgagaGCATAGCCAAGCCTCTGAATTCAAAGTATGCAcacttttttttattagattatacaCAAAGTCTTATAAGGAAGATAGAAAGATCAACGCAAAGCCACCTTTCCAGCAataactcgctatacctacaaaaTTGATAAATGGGATAACCCTGAACAGGGCTATTACATTGACAATACACCAACACATCATCTAAAATCGAGTGTCTTCTTAAGCTACCCATTGACGGGTAAGAAGCACAACCATTCAAGTAGATCTTCAACGCACGCCATTGCACACGCCGTAAAAATCGCTACCGCCATCTTCCTCGAATccatttccaaaaaaaatcacCGCATTAACCTTACCAGATCTGCCATCCATATCGCCACGACGCCACGGCGCGAGACGACACCATCCTGCGGTGGCGAAACCTTGGGGAAAAAAACTCACCGACAGCCAAACCCGACACGCGCCGTCCTCCTCACTCCCCCTCtcaagctcctctggccaagactGCGACGGCCCCCTCCCCTGCCTCTCCGGATCGCCGGAGATTCCATTTGCGAGCCCGCGCCGGCGTGGTTCTTCCACTCACATGCGCCTCCATCTTAGCCACGGGGGGCGATGGTGCTGGAGTGGACGCGGCGGTGTCTTCGAGCCGCCCAGGGCCTCCTCGAGCTCGTTACCCGCGGCGGCGGGACGGAGTTTCTGCTTCAGCGCGGGCTCCCTGATGGCGAGGCACGCGCCGTCACGTCCGCCTCCTGCGGGTACCCTTCTCAGCCTAATTCGTCGACGGTGAGGTACCCAGCATCCTGGCCTCCAGGTACAGACACAACTAGCAGGAGAACAACCTCAGCTGTGTGTATTTCGAATGTGGTACTTGTATTTGAGTCAGCAGTTTGTTTGATTGCGTCTTCCTCTTCCAGAAACAACAGAGGGAATAGAGGCGATTTATGTTGCTTTGGCCAAGAATCAATGCCATTTCCCACTCCAGTAGTTGTAATGTGAGGTATGGTCGTATGGATTTGATGCTGCTGCGGGGTGTGGAACGTTCTGTACTCTTAAGTTCAGACAACAGCAACTCTATCTTAAAGAGAAACAGATAATGCCTAGTGAGCTCTATCTTAAGAACATATGAATCTAGTACTACATGGTAATGTCCACTGTTGGTAATGCAACTTATTTCTTGTGATTTTCTATTGATTTGCCAAAACAAAATATAGTTTAGGTTTTATCTGATTGGCATATCATATGAGTTCCATCTATCATATCATATGGTGTCTGTTTAATTAAACATCTGATGAATATTATTGGCAGTTGTGTGATGCTTAATCTGCGACTTCCTTCAGGCAAAAACCACCAAGAAGATTGTGCTGAAACTGCAGTGccagagctgcaagcactgctcCCAACGCGCCATCAAGGTTTGTTCCTTTTATCTTGAACTTTCTCCCAGCAAGTGCAGGTTTCCTCCTCTGTCATGTACGGGGACCATAATTATTGGTTAATTTTCTGTGATATTTTACTTAGAATATGAGGCAATTGATCCCTTGCTCATTGAAGCACTTAAAGCATCAACATCGTGAAGCTTCTTTTGTTCAACTTTTTGTTATAAAcgtgacaagcaaataacgaagaacgataaaagaaaacgcagcggagacatgagatttaacgtggaaaaccccttccaacacagaaggggaaaaaccacgggcgccagccaacaAAGCTTCACTATAtctgggagtgtttacaaacgccgtgggttatcttataatctgataaaacctaaccggcggcttacaagatgtatatataggcggtggcaacgatccgtaccagcCTACCGGCgatgggcctcgctccgctcgtcagaagttagcctccctttactatatgaatttggatcacaatataacaaacttaAGATTTGAGATCGGTAAATtttaatttagtgcagcaaatTCTGTATTCCTCCTCAAGTTTATGTTGCATTGGGAGCTAAGAATATGCACATGCATCCATTACATGGTGCCGGTCATCTACTAAGTACAACTTTGTCATGGTTCATGCAAAACTAATTCGTAAACCTTCAGGTTTTAACACTTTTTTTTTCTGGATTATAGGCTTTGTCAGCTCGAATTTTTGCTGTCATGAATGTTGCAAACGCAGGCATATCTTGTGTCATGAGAAGGATATAAGAGGAGTGGAAAATTTCCAGGAAAGGTGAGGGTTCATAAggtcttgtttcttgtttctttaaaTGCTTGCTTCACATTCTTATGAAGTTGTACTTGGCTTCACATTCTTATGTCTATATATATGCATGTATTTACCTTCTCTGGATTATTTAATCATGATTTTTAGACATTTGATCATAGCAATCTGTTTTTTTGTTGCATCCGTCATGATTTCATAACCAACTTAATTACATTTTAACCTCTACTAATTTTTGTGTGCGTGATTGGTGCACGATTCGAATCACGGCAGAAATGTCTGTTTAAGATTTTTTTTGAGATGTTATTATGGAAAGAATTAGATCAAGCTGGATTCGGTTAAACCGTTGAGGAAGGAGTCATACGACTCCCCAACTCTGTTTTCCCTAGCGCCCGCTGCTCGTCAAACTTAAATTATGAGCGgaaaatttggctaagtgcccgACTCtgggattggaccgtataaggtccCTCCTATGGACCCTCCTTGGACTTTAACACGTCAGCTTATAgcaccaagtgcaaagctcttttATCTAGCCTGTATCTATAGTGCTTGTAGAAGGAAGACATACGACTCCTACCATATCCCCGGTAGGCGGTAGGCACAACTCGCCTTCAACAGCGCCTTGATGTCGACGTCTTCCCCAGTGCCGGTGACTCTCAACACGTCTACAAGCAGTAAAAAGCACCTCTCCTCATCGGCATACAGCTCACCAACGTCCACCGTGGTGATGCGCCCGCCGGCGTCGATGCGGTTCTTGTATCGTCCAGATTTGACGAACTGGACGCGGACGTTAGGACAGATGCAATCGACGGAGATGCGTGACTTATGCGATGTGACTGAGAGGAGCCCTCTGATGCACTGCGGAAATGAGtcctcgatgatctcctcgttctCGATGAAGGAGAACATGCCGGTGGTGGCCTCCGCGATGGTGTGCATCGCCGCTGAATCCTGGTCAGTGCCGGAACTAAAGGTGTGGCCGACGCGAATCAAGGAAGATGACACGAGCACATTGTAGTCGGTGGCCGCCGCGGACCTTGGAGGCTTGGATGTAGCGTGTAGCTGTCCTGGCCGTCGGAGATGAGGATGACAGCGGAGATGGTGTCCTAGTATTGGCGGCCGTCAATCATCCTGGCAGCTTCGCGGAGGCCTTCTTTGATGTTGGTCCAGCCGCAGGTGACGAGGGACTCCACGGCACGCTTGCCGCTTGGACGAGGCCCTTCTGTCGTTGGACACACGCGTGAGACGGCGCGTGGTGGAGGAGAATGAGACGAGGCTGAGGCGGTGGTCAGGTCCCAGCTTGTTGACGACGAACCCCATGACCTGCTTCAGCAGGGCCAGCTTGACACCGACCATGCTTGTGCTGATGTCGCACCATCACAAGGTCGAGTGGGGCCGCAGATGCACTGAATAGAGGAAGTCGACACTGGTGTTTGCTTGCCATTGGAATGTTGCAGATCAACTCCTTGTCAATGGCGTGCATGGTTGCAGAGATGCAAACTTTACAGCCTTGTACATCCACCGGCCACCGCTAGTATGTCTGGACGTAGTGCCTTATTCTCCATGTATACTACTAATGTATGAAGAGTCAGATTAACTAGAAAGCTTTGAGATTAGTTCTAACACGACAGGTGTCACAGTCTGACAAGGGGCCCTAGCTGGAAGGTTGTGCGGCCCAGCCGCATAGAATTTTTTTCCGACGCCAAACGTCATCCGGAATCCTGGTATCCATCGGTAATCGGGCTTCAGGGATTTTGACCCTAGCGTCTGGGGTAAGTGGCCGCGTTGTACACGCCTAGGTTTTCCAAAGAAACCAGAGCGGCGGCGAAAGAGGGCGCCCTACCCTACTGGTCTGGTAGGGGAAGCGAGTCGTCGACGCGGAAGGAAGCCGTGGAGGAGACGGGAATAGGTCTGAGATGGCGGGGGTGAGCTCTGACTCTGAGGCGAGGATAGCGAATGTAAAGAAGATACAAGACCGCATGGCGATGACAAAGGCCTTCCTCCAGAGACAACAGAAGTTGCcaacgaagaagaaggcgaatgATGACGAATCAGCAGATCCCAGTTCCACCAATTTAGTGGCCATCCAAGATAACCATCTCGACAAAGGTAAATCAGCATTGGCCAAGAAGACGTCAGATGAGGAGGCGGTGGATTACGCTTGGTACCGTCTAAACTGGGAATCAAATTGTTGCAAAAACTgtggagagtggattttgtacacccacgcatgggtgtgggtgtttccggcaccgtccattgtgctttgagattcggataaaaagaggagagagaaaggaatctttccatctaccatggtgggcacgaatctcaaggaataaatggacggtgatggaaacacccacacccatgcgtgggtgtacaaaagtatttcccaaaAACTGTGACTACTTCGAAAACTTAAGTACGTGATCCTCTTACTTTACTAGTGGTTATGTCAGTCAGCATTCTATCTATTTCCTTCGAAGTTGCTGCTGCTTACGATCTACTGCATGTTAATTATTTTGCTTGGGTGCGTGCACTCAGCGGTGCTGAGTTCAATGCAGTTTACACACTACACACCCGGAATCATCCCATACAACAGTGCTGGTGCCGCCGTGGATACCTTGCAGATCTTCTCCATGAAACTCAAACTCACAGATGACATTGCTGGTGGTTTTGAGTTGCCATTGTCTGTGTACGGCGTAGTTGCTGTCCGAGACACTGTGGATTTCAGCCGAAACATTCTCTTCTCTTGCGATAGGACCATGGCCCAAGAACTGACACAGGATGTATGTACTATCTTCCAGATCGATTTTCTCTTTTAGATCTTGATTGATTGCAGGTTAACAGTGATTGATTGATTGATGATGCTTGCTTGCAGGATCCTTTTCTGCACTTGACTGGTCCGTCCCGTGCGGTCGTGTCCATAGACACGGTGTACTTTGAGATCCAACTGAAAGTAAAAGGTGCAGCAGACTCTCAAGACAACTCGTTGATCACTTGTGCACGTGGTTACACCGGAGGATGTGGTTCTGGCGTATCAACCCTGTGCTTCAAGAACATCTTCTGCACGCTAGAGTTGTGCTTGCAGCCAGTTAAACGAACGGTCCAGGCCACTATCTTGACTGTCCAGATTGTCAAGAAGAAAGAGTTATGGCCTTTAAATTTTGCATATGGCGGACTGGTTGCTTGCACCCCACTACCAAGGACGACAATGGTGGCTGCTGATAGTGGAGTCTCATCCAACCAAATTGTGCTGATTGAGTCGAAAGGTAGACCAATGCCGAAAGGTGTTAATGGGCATGTACATCTGTGGCGGCAAGTTGTTTCTGTAGAACGTGGAGGAGGTTTGGACGTTGTCATACAAGCCTACTCCAAATCTGGTGATGTCCATGTAGAAGGTCGTGTCCATTTCACGTCCCAAACTTGCTCTGTAAGCCAGCAGGAATGTGTTGTTGGTGAAGCTCAGGTAACCGTCGCTGTTGCTTGGTCCCTTGTTCCCAACGACATGGACGATGTGGTGTCGTTTCAGGCATACAGAGGTTGGGTAGTTGGAAAACCTGAAGACTTCGTGACAGAAGTTGGGAAAGCAGAAGCTCCTGTGACAGAAGCTGGGAAAGCCGAAGAAATTTTGAAAGCTGAAGAATCTGACCAAGAGGCGAGGACGGCGAAGGTAAAGAAGAtacaagagagcatgacaatgacaAAGGCCTTCCTCTACAGCCAAGATAAGTTGCCAACGAAGAAGAAGGCCAAGGCGAAGGATGAAGAATCAGCGGATTCCAGTTCCACCAATTCAATGACCATCCAAGATAACTATCTCGGCAAAGGTAAATCAGCATTGGCTAAGAAGACGGCAGATGAGGAGGCGGTGGATTACGCTTGGTACCGTCTAGGCTGGGAATCTAATTGTTGCAAAAACTGTGATCACTTCGAAAACTTAAGTACGTCAGCCTCTTACTTTACTTGTTATGTCggttagcatttatctatttcctTTGACCTTCCTGCTGCTTACAATCCATTGCATAATTTTCTTGCTTGGGTGCATGCATGCAGCGGTGCTGAGTTCAATGCTGTTTACACACTACACACCTGGAATCATCCCATACAATAGTGCCGGCGCCGCCGTGAATACCTTGCAGATCTTCTCCATGCAACTGAAACTCACAGACGACATTGCTGGTAGTTTTGAGTTGCCATTGTCTGTGTATGGTGTGGTTGCCGTCCGAGACACCCTGGATTCCAGGCGAAACATTCTCTTCTCTTGTGATAGGACCATGGCCCAAGAACTGACACAGGATGTATGTACTACCTTGCAGATCGATTTTCTCTTTTAGATCTTGATTGATTGCATGCTAACAGTGATTGATTGATGATGCATGCTTTCTTTCTTGCAGGATCCTTTTCTGCACTTGACTGGTCCGTCCCGTGCGATCGTGTCCATGGATACGGTCTATTTTGAGATCGAACTGAAAGTGAAAGGTGCAGCAGACTCTCAAGACAAATCGTTGATCACTTGTGCGCAGGGTTACACCGGAGGATGCGGTCCTGGCATATCAACCCTGTGCTTCAAGAACGTTTTCTGTACGCTAGAGTTGTGCTCGCAGCCAGTTAAACGAACGGTCCAGGCCACTATTTTGAGCATCCAGATTGTCAAGAAGAAAGAGCTATGGCCATTAAGTTTTGCATATGGCGG includes:
- the LOC124693192 gene encoding uncharacterized protein LOC124693192; this translates as MQFTHYTPGIIPYNSAGAAVDTLQIFSMKLKLTDDIAGGFELPLSVYGVVAVRDTVDFSRNILFSCDRTMAQELTQDDPFLHLTGPSRAVVSIDTVYFEIQLKVKGAADSQDNSLITCARGYTGGCGSGVSTLCFKNIFCTLELCLQPVKRTVQATILTVQIVKKKELWPLNFAYGGLVACTPLPRTTMVAADSGVSSNQIVLIESKGRPMPKGVNGHVHLWRQVVSVERGGGLDVVIQAYSKSGDVHVEGRVHFTSQTCSVSQQECVVGEAQVTVAVAWSLVPNDMDDVVSFQAYRGWVVGKPEDFVTEVGKAEAPVTEAGKAEEILKAEESDQEARTAKVKKIQESMTMTKAFLYSQDKLPTKKKAKAKDEESADSSSTNSMTIQDNYLGKGKSALAKKTADEEAVDYAWYRLGWESNCCKNCDHFENLTVLSSMLFTHYTPGIIPYNSAGAAVNTLQIFSMQLKLTDDIAGSFELPLSVYGVVAVRDTLDSRRNILFSCDRTMAQELTQDDPFLHLTGPSRAIVSMDTVYFEIELKVKGAADSQDKSLITCAQGYTGGCGPGISTLCFKNVFCTLELCSQPVKRTVQATILSIQIVKKKELWPLSFAYGGLVACTPLPRATMVAAECGVSSNQIVLIESRGKPMPKGARGYAHLWRQVVSVEHEGGLDVVIQAYSKSGDVHAEGRVHFTAQNCYLSQEECIVGEAQVTVAVAWSLVPDDMDDVVSAD